GATCTCCTGGCCGAGCTTGGTGAAGCCCCGGTTCATCTCTTCCTGAGAACCGGACTGGGTGACCACTTCCATGATCCGCGCCTCGAAGCTCTTGCCGTGGCTCAGCTTGCTGATGACCCGTTCGCTCTCGCCGATCACCATCTCGAACATCCGCACTTTCTCATGGAGCAGCCGCAGCAGATGCTCCTCGATGGTGCCCCGCGTCGAAAGGTTGTAGATAAACACATCGCGCGCCTGTCCCAAACGGTGGATCCGGCCGATCCGCTGCTCCAAGCGCATCGGATTCCAGGGCAGATCATAGTTGATCATCGTGTTGCAGAACTGGAGGTTGATGCCCTCGCCGCCCGATTCGGTGCAGACCAGCACTTGATATTTGGGATACTCCTTGAACTCGTATTTGGTGAACTCTTTCTTGCTGGCCGACAGACTGCCGTCAAAGGCCAGACTGAAGATGCCGGCTTGCTCCAGCCGGGTCCGGATATAACTTTGGGTGGCCAGGAATTCCGTGAAGATGATCACCTTCTCCGGGGTCTTCTTGACCAGATCGATGACCACTTTCATCTTGGAGTTATCCTTGATCTGTTGCGCCAGCTTAAAAAGGGAGGCCGCCTGTTCTTGCCGTTCTTCCTCGATATTCATGGATTGCGCCAGTTTGAAGAGGGTCAATACCGCCGCGAAGGTGCTGGAACAGATCTCCCGTTGCAAGGTGAGCAGCGGCAGGCCGCCCATGCCCGAGCTGTCCAGCCTCAAACTCTGGCGGATGAACTCGCTGACCTGATCATACAAGCTCTGCTCCAGATTAGTCAGGGTGATCGGGATGTCCTGGACGTGCCGTTTGGTGAAACCCATATTCGAACCATGTTTGTTGCGGATCATGACCTCACTGAGGAGCCCCTTCAATTCCTGGGGATTCTTCGGTTTCCGCTTGTCATGGGTGTAGCGGCTTTTGAAGCTGCGGTAGTTGCCCAGCTGTCCGGGGCGGAGCAACGAGATCAGGTTGAAGAGTTCCTTCAGATCGTTCTGCAGCGGGGTGGCGGTCAGCAACAGAAAGTATTTCTTCTGAATGCTGTTCACAAACTGCCAGTTCTGGGTGGCGGTACTCTTCAGTTTATGGGCTTCGTCCACGATCACCAGGTCAAAATAGAGATCCAGGATCTGCTGGCGGTGGATCTCTTTCTTGGCCGTGTCGATGGAAGCGATCAGGTAGTCATAATGAGCCCAGTCGTATTCACGGCGGGCGATCAGGGTCGGAATCTCAAACTTCTCGCGTAGCTCGGTCTCCCATTGCCGGCAGAGGGTGGCCGGAGTCAGGATCAAAAAGCGTTTCACCAGCCCGCGCAGCATATATTCTTTGAGAATCATTGCCGCTTCGATGGTCTTGCCCAGACCGACCTCGTCGGCGAGGATGGCCCGGCCGCGCATTTGGGAGATGACTTTTTTAACCGTTTCCAATTGGTGGGGATAGGCGATGACGCCGTTCTGGCGCCAATGCTCCTGCAGATGGCTGATGACCTGCAGCTCTTCAAAGCCTCGGCTGAGAGTCAGTTCCTCGCCGCGATAGTGCAGTAAAAAGGCTTCCCAGCTATCCCATTGTTTGCGGTGCATCGGCAACAAAAACCGGGCGAAGTCGTCGGAGACCTCGATCATCGGCTGAAAATCGGGAAAGAGTTGGGCCAGCTGCAGTGTGCCCTTTGGAACTTCCGGATTCTTCTCGGTAAGTTGATCCCTGGATATGGTCGATGATTCCAAGTTACCCCTCCGTCCATAGAACAGGAAGATAAGGCGCGGCCGTACCCGATTTCCATCGGGAAAGCTTGCCGAATATTGCGAGTGTTGAGTTATTATTATCGTTTTAGCTTTGTTTTAACCCTGCTGGAATTAAAGCGTTTGGGGGAATCCTTCCGCAGGCCGGAGTTTCTCCCGACGTTTCCGGAATCGCTTGTTTAATGGTTACCATTGGCGGTTATCTCTCCGGAAATGGCCTGGCCGATCTGGACCGGCGTTATTTTCGGGTGATTGGCGTACGCCTTTCAACAGAATGCTCAATTTTGACAACAAAATATACTCCGGCAATTGCTGCCGGAGAAGATTCGGTAACAAAATGAACTACGGCGGTTACTGACGAAGTTCATTCCAAAATGAAATCCTCAAATTTTGTTTCCCGTTATCCGCATTTAGCAACCCGCAATGGGGGACTGAAAGGAGGAAATCTGTTTCAAAGGGTATTCCCTGTGTTTATCCCGCCCATTTACGGAAATTTGGTTATAAAAAATTTGAGGGGAGGGAACTGAGGAAAGATGTTGAAGAGTAGAAAGATGGCATGACTGAAATCAGCTGGGCCGAAATCACTGTGAATTATTGATCCGATTCTCCGTTATCCGGACGGAAAGTCGTAATTCAGGAGGGAAAAACGATGGATTTTTTACAGGTCATCAAGGAGAAAGCCAGCGCGGCGCAGCGTCGCATCATCCTGCCGGAGAGCGGTGACAGCCGGGTGCTGAAAGCGGCGCGGCAGATCGTCGACCAAAAGCTGGCCCGGATCACGTTGATCGGGGAAGAACGGCAACTGCCGCGACAGGCTTCGGATTTGAGGATCGACCTCTCGGACCTGGAGATCATCGAGCCTGCGGCACATCCCAAGCGTGAGCAGTATGTTAAAACTCTTTACCAGCTCCGCAGGGAAAAAGGATTGTCGTTGGACGAAGCCCGGGAGTTATTGAATAATCCTTTATATTTCGGAACCATGATGGTTTATTGTGGGGATATGGATGGCATGGTGGCCGGATCGATCAGCACCACCGGGAATGTGCTCCGGCCAGCCCTTCAGATCATTAAAACGGAGCGGCGCTATCAGACGGTATCCGGTGCCTTCCTGATTTTTGTGCCGGATTGTATCCTCGGAGAGCATGGGTTGTTCGTCTTTGCCGATTGCGCCGTGAATGTCAATCCTGATTCGCGGACGCTGGCGGAGATCGGCATTCAGGCCGGACATACTGCCAGGAATCTGGCAAATTTTGAGCCGGTCATCAGCTTTCTCTCTTTTTCCACTCAAGGGAGCGCCAGCCATGAGATGGTCGACAAGGTCAGGGAAGCGGTTCAAATCGCCCGGGAAATGGAGCCCTCTTGGGCAATTGACGGCGAATTCCAAGCCGATGCCGCGCTGATCCCGGCGGTCGGACGCCAAAAAGCGCCGGGGAGCCCGGTGGCCGGCAAAGCCAATGTGCTCGTCTTCCCGGATCTGCAGTCCGGCAACATCGGGTATAAACTGGTGGAGCGGCTGGCCAAAGCCGTGGCGATCGGGCCAATCCTTCAGGGCATGGCCAAACCGGTGAATGATCTGTCGCGCGGCTGCAACAGCGATGATATCGTCAATATGGTCGCGATAACTGCGGTGCAAGCTCAAGCCACGATCCGTCCGTAAAGTTCAGAGCGTTTGGAAACGGAGCGTCCCGGTAAAATGATGGGCAAGGAACCGGGAGCTGAATAGAAGCGGTTCTTTTTCAAGCGGGTATCTTCTCCGGCAGGAACGTTCAGTCCGATCGTCGAATCTTTAAGTTTGGAAAAGTGAGGGTAACGATGAACGTTCAACGATTTTTGGATAAAATCACCGCCGATCGGAACTATCAGGGGCAGATCGTCTTCGAGCAACAGTCCTTTGCGAAGGAAGCGGTCTGGGGCCGGCTCGATCCGCCGCTCAGCGAACCGGTTCAACGCTTATTGGCGGAACGGGAGATCAAGGATCTCTATTCCCACCAGGCCGATGCCATCAATGCTATCCGCAGCGGCCGCCATACGGTGGTGGTGACCGGGACCGCCAGCGGCAAAACGCTCTGCTATCATCTGCCCGCCTTGGAAAGCTACCTGGCGGACCCCCAGAGCCGGGCGCTTTTTCTCTATCCCACCAAAGCGCTGGCCCAGGATCAATTAAAAAGCCTGCAACGGCTGGTTGAGGGTCTGCCGGCGCCGCCGCCGGCGATGGGCACCTATGACGGCGACACGCCGGTCAACCTCCGCAAAACCCTGCGCGATCGCGGCAATTTCGTCCTGACCAACCCGGATATGCTGCACCAGGGGATCCTGCCGAAGCATCCCGCCTGGTCCGCCTTTTTCACCAATTTAAAATACGTGGTCATCGATGAGGTCCATACGTACCGGGGCGTCTTCGGTTCCAACGTCGCCAATGTGATGCGGCGGCTGATCCGGATCTGCCGTCATTACGGCAGCATGCCGGTTTTCATCGCGGCTTCGGCCACCATCCATAATCCGTTGGAACATGCCCAGGAACTGGTGGGACTGCCGATGGAACTGGTGGATAACGACGGATCGCCGCGCGGCAGTAAACATTTTATCTTTTGGAACCCGCCGTATTTGGATGAAACCCGGACCGAACGGCGTAGCGCCAATACGGAAGCGGCCTGGCTGATGACAGAGCTGATCCGGGAGCGGATTCCCACCATCACCTTTACCAAGGCCCGGGTCGTTACCGAGTTGCTCTACCGTTATGTCCAGGATCAATTGCAACGTTACAGTCCGTCGCTGGCCGGGAAGATCCGGGCCTACCGGGGCGGCTACCTGCCGGAGGAACGCCGTGAGATCGAGCGGCAACTTTTCTCCGGTGAATTGCTGGGAGTGGCCAGCACCAATGCGTTGGAGCTCGGTATCGATATCGGCCAATTGGACGCCTGCCTGATCACCGGCTATCCGGGGACCATCGCTTCCACCTGGCAACAAGCCGGGCGGGTCGGCCGGGCGCACGAGGAGTCGCTGGTGGTGTACATTCCGCACCAGAATCCCATCGATCAGTACCTGGTCAAGAACCCCCAATACTTTTTCGAACGGAATCCCGAGGCCGCGGTGATCGATCCCAATAATCCCCATATTCTCATGGGCCACCTCCGTTGCGCCGCGCTGGAAGGGCCAGTGAGCGGACTGGATTGCCAATCGTTCGGGGCCTACGCTCCGGCCTTGCTGGAACTGTTGGGCGAGGCGGGGGAGTTGAAACAGCTGCAGCACCAGTGGTACTGGCGGTCGAACGGCTTCCCGCCGGCCGATGTCAGCTTGCGCAATATCTCCGACAATACTTTCAGCATCGTCGATGTCACCGTCAAACCCGGCAAAGTCATTGGCACGCTGGAAGAGGCCAGCGCCTATCAGCAGATCTATACCGAAGCCATCTATCTGCACGACGGCGAGACCTATTTCGTCAAAGAAATGAACGTACCCCAAAAAGTCTCCTATGTCGAGAAGATCGATGTCGATTACTATACCCAGTCCATCACCGAGGTACAGATTACTACCACCGCCAAGGAGCTGGAGCGGGAATGGCGCAAGGCCGCCACCGGGTTCGGCGACGTGGAAGTGATGATCAAACCGTATCTGTTCCGGAAGATCAAGTTCGGCTCCAGGGACAGCATCGGTTTTGGCAAGATTGACTTGGAACCGCAGGTAATGCAGACCAATGCGCTTTGGGTCGTGCCGCCGCCGTCGACTTTGCACCGGGTCAAAGAGTTTCAGCGGGATCCGGTCGAGGCGATGCTCGGCATCGCCAATGTGCTCACCGAAGTCCTGCCGTTTCTGGTGATGTGCGATACCGGGGATATCGGTTCGGTGGTCGATCTGAAAAACAACGGCGCACCGTCGATTTTCGTCTATGACAAGTTCCCGGGCGGTATCGGGTTTGCCCACCGTTCGTTCGAAAGCGTGGAAGACCTTTTCCATAAGGCGCTGGAACTGATTCAAACCTGTTCCTGCGAGGACGGCTGCCCGTCGTGTGTCGGATCGCCGCTGCCGCCCAATCCCCAATTGGATCCGGATACTACCGCCAAAGGGCGGATCCCCGACAAGGAAGGGGCGCTAATCATCCTGCATGACCTGTTGGAATTGGAACCCTACGTCCCGAAGGAACGGAAAGCGCCGGCCGTGGCCGGCGCAAGCGCGACGCCGGTGCCGGATGTCCCGTATCCGCCGTTGCTTCGCCTGCCCGAGAAGATCGAACAACAGCTCCGCCAGAAACTGGCGATGCCGAGGAGGAAAAACGAATGAATGAGATCAAATTGGCCGTTATCGGCGGCTCCGGGGTATATCAGCCTGCGATGCTGGATGACGTCTCGGAAGTCGCCGTGGAAACCCCCTATGGGGAGATCCGGCCCATGGTCGGAAAGATCGCTGGAAGGCAGGTTGCCTTTCTGGCGCGGCACGGCAGGGAGCATTCGCTGCTGCCGCATCAATTGAACTACCGGGCCAATATTTGGGGATTGAAAAGTCTGGGAGTGGAACGGATCATCGCCACCACGGCGGTGGGGAGCCTGCGCGAAGAGCTGGCCCCTGGAGCGCTGGTCCTGGTGGATCAGTTTTTGGATTTTACCAAGCAACGGCCGTTGACCTTCTTTGAAAGTGGCGAGGTACACCGGGCCCACATTGACGTGACCGAGCCCTATTGTCCGGATCTCCGGCGCCAGCTC
The DNA window shown above is from Hydrogenispora ethanolica and carries:
- a CDS encoding DEAD/DEAH box helicase, which encodes MESSTISRDQLTEKNPEVPKGTLQLAQLFPDFQPMIEVSDDFARFLLPMHRKQWDSWEAFLLHYRGEELTLSRGFEELQVISHLQEHWRQNGVIAYPHQLETVKKVISQMRGRAILADEVGLGKTIEAAMILKEYMLRGLVKRFLILTPATLCRQWETELREKFEIPTLIARREYDWAHYDYLIASIDTAKKEIHRQQILDLYFDLVIVDEAHKLKSTATQNWQFVNSIQKKYFLLLTATPLQNDLKELFNLISLLRPGQLGNYRSFKSRYTHDKRKPKNPQELKGLLSEVMIRNKHGSNMGFTKRHVQDIPITLTNLEQSLYDQVSEFIRQSLRLDSSGMGGLPLLTLQREICSSTFAAVLTLFKLAQSMNIEEERQEQAASLFKLAQQIKDNSKMKVVIDLVKKTPEKVIIFTEFLATQSYIRTRLEQAGIFSLAFDGSLSASKKEFTKYEFKEYPKYQVLVCTESGGEGINLQFCNTMINYDLPWNPMRLEQRIGRIHRLGQARDVFIYNLSTRGTIEEHLLRLLHEKVRMFEMVIGESERVISKLSHGKSFEARIMEVVTQSGSQEEMNRGFTKLGQEIEGLLETEPDDLSDLL
- the pta gene encoding phosphate acetyltransferase: MDFLQVIKEKASAAQRRIILPESGDSRVLKAARQIVDQKLARITLIGEERQLPRQASDLRIDLSDLEIIEPAAHPKREQYVKTLYQLRREKGLSLDEARELLNNPLYFGTMMVYCGDMDGMVAGSISTTGNVLRPALQIIKTERRYQTVSGAFLIFVPDCILGEHGLFVFADCAVNVNPDSRTLAEIGIQAGHTARNLANFEPVISFLSFSTQGSASHEMVDKVREAVQIAREMEPSWAIDGEFQADAALIPAVGRQKAPGSPVAGKANVLVFPDLQSGNIGYKLVERLAKAVAIGPILQGMAKPVNDLSRGCNSDDIVNMVAITAVQAQATIRP
- a CDS encoding DEAD/DEAH box helicase; amino-acid sequence: MNVQRFLDKITADRNYQGQIVFEQQSFAKEAVWGRLDPPLSEPVQRLLAEREIKDLYSHQADAINAIRSGRHTVVVTGTASGKTLCYHLPALESYLADPQSRALFLYPTKALAQDQLKSLQRLVEGLPAPPPAMGTYDGDTPVNLRKTLRDRGNFVLTNPDMLHQGILPKHPAWSAFFTNLKYVVIDEVHTYRGVFGSNVANVMRRLIRICRHYGSMPVFIAASATIHNPLEHAQELVGLPMELVDNDGSPRGSKHFIFWNPPYLDETRTERRSANTEAAWLMTELIRERIPTITFTKARVVTELLYRYVQDQLQRYSPSLAGKIRAYRGGYLPEERREIERQLFSGELLGVASTNALELGIDIGQLDACLITGYPGTIASTWQQAGRVGRAHEESLVVYIPHQNPIDQYLVKNPQYFFERNPEAAVIDPNNPHILMGHLRCAALEGPVSGLDCQSFGAYAPALLELLGEAGELKQLQHQWYWRSNGFPPADVSLRNISDNTFSIVDVTVKPGKVIGTLEEASAYQQIYTEAIYLHDGETYFVKEMNVPQKVSYVEKIDVDYYTQSITEVQITTTAKELEREWRKAATGFGDVEVMIKPYLFRKIKFGSRDSIGFGKIDLEPQVMQTNALWVVPPPSTLHRVKEFQRDPVEAMLGIANVLTEVLPFLVMCDTGDIGSVVDLKNNGAPSIFVYDKFPGGIGFAHRSFESVEDLFHKALELIQTCSCEDGCPSCVGSPLPPNPQLDPDTTAKGRIPDKEGALIILHDLLELEPYVPKERKAPAVAGASATPVPDVPYPPLLRLPEKIEQQLRQKLAMPRRKNE
- the mtnP gene encoding S-methyl-5'-thioadenosine phosphorylase, which produces MNEIKLAVIGGSGVYQPAMLDDVSEVAVETPYGEIRPMVGKIAGRQVAFLARHGREHSLLPHQLNYRANIWGLKSLGVERIIATTAVGSLREELAPGALVLVDQFLDFTKQRPLTFFESGEVHRAHIDVTEPYCPDLRRQLEGAATSAGIAVHSGGCYVCAEGPRYETAAEIRMYSQLGGAVVGMTGVPEVVLARELGICYAGVSMVTNWAAGISPIRLDHADVVQIMNEHGQKIVNLIIGCYQAIGAVSDCGCRRGSEGKE